A region of the Exiguobacterium aurantiacum DSM 6208 genome:
GAAGGCGGAGCGTCCACCACTTATAAGCCGTGAGACGTTCGAGGCGGGTGATCGGCAGCCACGACGCGATCGAGACCGTGTCGAGCCGTTTGAAGAGCGGCACGAGTTGTAGCGCCGTCAAGCCGACAAACAAGGGCACGACGATGCCAACGTACCAACCGCCAGCGAGCCACATGACGAGCACCGCGACGAGCGACAGCCGAATGATCAAGTCGAGCGAGTCTTTCGACCGTGCGATGCGTAAACCGTACATATAACGCGCCGCATCCGCACGGGCGAGCACCGAACGTTCAATCATCTTCACGACGAGCTTGCGCTCTTTCACTTCTTCACGCATCTCCGGCAAGTCGACGAACCAACTGACGATCCGATTAAACTGTGCCTTGCTCGTCTGTTCGAGGGCGAGCCACTCCAGGAGCGGGATCCGTTCGTACCGTCTTATATGAAGGAAGACGAGCGCGGCAAGCGCCGGTAACGGCGTCAACAACGGCATCCCGAGAAACATTAAGCCGCCGCTGGCCACGGCACTCGCGACCCCTACGAAACGGATTCCTTCCAACTTCGCGAGGCGGCCGACGACCGAGAGCAAGATGCTCGCGAAGACGAGGGCAAACACCTCCGCTGACGTCAGCTCAAGCGTCCTGACGAGGAGCGGCAAGAGGACGAGCATGAGGACGAGGGCGCGGATGCTCGCGAAGACGACGTTGAACAAGCGGACGCCGTTCATGTACGAGCGAATGCTTCCGAGTTCAGGCAATAAAAACACTTGGTCGGCTTCTCGTATTAGCGTTCTCGGCCGGTGACCGAGCGGCAAGACAAGGAAAGCCAACGCGACGACCCACTCGCTCGGGAACGACGTGTCCAGCCCGTTCAAAAACTGGTTATACACGAAAGCGCCATAAATCAAAGTGAAGTATAACGTGAACAACAAACCGCCATTCGCCACGTAGCGGCTATATTTCACGACCTCTTCCATCCAGACGCCGAACCGGGTGCGAAACACGTTCATCTCGTCCGCTCCTCGGCGTCAATCGCCTCGACGTAAATATCGTCGAGCGTTGCATCCGGTGCGAGCGCGTATTTCTCACGTAACTCGCTCGCTGTCCCTGTGGCGATGACCGCGCCTTGATGTAAAAAGACGAAACGATCACAGTGTCGCTCTGCCGTCTCTAAGATGTGCGTCGACATTAAAATCGCACTCTCTTCTTTATACTCGTCAAATAATTGGAGCAGTTGACGGATCGCGAGCGGATCGAGCCCGACAAACGGTTCGTCGACGATGAGGAGCGGCGTCTTCGTCACGAGCGCACAAAGGATCATCGCCTTTTGCCGCATACCTTTCGAGAAGACCGACGGAAACCAGTCAAGTTGCTTCTCCATCCGCATATTTTTGGCGAGCTGTGCTGTCCGTTCTTCTAAATCCTTTTCACGTATCTCATACGCTTTCCCCATGAGCGTCAAATGTTCACGCAAGGTCAACGTGTCGTACAAAATAGGGGTCTCAGGTATATAACTTATTTTTTTGCGATAGTTTTTTTCAGACGATTGGACAGTTTCCCCACCGACCGTGACCGTTCCAGAAACGGGTTCAAGCAACCCCAAAATGTGTTTGATCGTCGTCGATTTCCCGGCTCCGTTTAGCCCTATCAGCCCGACAAGCTCCCCTTTTCCGACTTCGAACGTGACGTCGTGC
Encoded here:
- a CDS encoding ABC transporter permease, translated to MNVFRTRFGVWMEEVVKYSRYVANGGLLFTLYFTLIYGAFVYNQFLNGLDTSFPSEWVVALAFLVLPLGHRPRTLIREADQVFLLPELGSIRSYMNGVRLFNVVFASIRALVLMLVLLPLLVRTLELTSAEVFALVFASILLSVVGRLAKLEGIRFVGVASAVASGGLMFLGMPLLTPLPALAALVFLHIRRYERIPLLEWLALEQTSKAQFNRIVSWFVDLPEMREEVKERKLVVKMIERSVLARADAARYMYGLRIARSKDSLDLIIRLSLVAVLVMWLAGGWYVGIVVPLFVGLTALQLVPLFKRLDTVSIASWLPITRLERLTAYKWWTLRLLVGQALGLCVVSLFFGASWDALVGLLVAYGIVRYYLSRLT
- a CDS encoding ABC transporter ATP-binding protein; the encoded protein is MLHVDKLNGGYIGKQVLHDVTFEVGKGELVGLIGLNGAGKSTTIKHILGLLEPVSGTVTVGGETVQSSEKNYRKKISYIPETPILYDTLTLREHLTLMGKAYEIREKDLEERTAQLAKNMRMEKQLDWFPSVFSKGMRQKAMILCALVTKTPLLIVDEPFVGLDPLAIRQLLQLFDEYKEESAILMSTHILETAERHCDRFVFLHQGAVIATGTASELREKYALAPDATLDDIYVEAIDAEERTR